The proteins below come from a single Mucilaginibacter mali genomic window:
- a CDS encoding succinate dehydrogenase/fumarate reductase iron-sulfur subunit codes for MSGNMNLTLKVWRQKDANSQGKMVTYPAKDISPDMSFLEMLDVVNEGLIHKGEDPIHFDHDCREGICGMCSLYINGHPHGPKRAITTCQLHMRSFKDGETITIEPWRAAAFPVIKDLAVDRSAFDRIQQAGGYISVNTGGVPDANATLIPKVVADEAFNSATCIGCGACVAACKNASAMLFVSAKITQLGLLPQGQPERYRRAQSMVAQMDAEGFGSCTNTGACEAECPKEISLTNISRMNNDYLSAKLFREEELHHSSGE; via the coding sequence ATGAGTGGAAATATGAACCTGACGCTTAAAGTATGGCGTCAAAAAGATGCTAACAGTCAAGGTAAAATGGTGACCTATCCGGCTAAGGATATATCGCCTGATATGTCGTTCCTGGAAATGCTTGACGTGGTTAACGAAGGCCTGATCCATAAAGGGGAAGATCCGATCCATTTTGATCACGATTGCCGCGAAGGTATCTGCGGTATGTGCTCGTTATATATCAATGGCCACCCGCACGGCCCGAAACGCGCTATCACCACCTGTCAGCTGCACATGCGCAGTTTTAAAGATGGCGAGACCATTACTATCGAACCATGGCGCGCGGCCGCTTTCCCGGTTATTAAGGACTTAGCGGTTGATCGCTCAGCATTCGACCGTATCCAGCAGGCCGGTGGCTACATCTCGGTTAATACCGGCGGTGTGCCCGATGCCAACGCTACCCTGATACCAAAAGTAGTTGCCGACGAGGCTTTCAACTCGGCTACCTGTATTGGTTGCGGTGCCTGCGTGGCCGCTTGTAAAAATGCATCGGCTATGCTGTTCGTTTCGGCTAAGATCACCCAGTTGGGCTTATTACCGCAAGGCCAGCCAGAGCGCTACCGCCGTGCCCAAAGCATGGTAGCCCAAATGGATGCCGAAGGTTTTGGCAGTTGTACAAATACCGGTGCCTGCGAAGCAGAATGCCCTAAAGAGATCAGCCTGACCAACATCAGCCGCATGAACAACGATTACCTGAGCGCTAAACTGTTCAGGGAAGAAGAACTTCACCACAGCAGCGGCGAATAA